The following are from one region of the Silene latifolia isolate original U9 population chromosome 9, ASM4854445v1, whole genome shotgun sequence genome:
- the LOC141600991 gene encoding protein FAR1-RELATED SEQUENCE 5-like, producing MKWAGTNLSGSLLGIKAAKWEHIYALYIKHSQHIGFSVKKSTSRRANKKDRPSIERYFRCSCEGKHGNKSKAGLNVDVEVFISNLRNVSITPPEWQYHHRSERKISEAEGELIKAMNEAHMSPSVQFKVAAEAADGDEFVGHTKQDHINYVNRLQMKKIEGGDAATLINLLTSRQAEEPGFFCRVQFNEEARLSNIFWWDSMIREDYLLYRDVIIFDTTYRTNRYNLICGAFIDINNHWSNAMFRCALLSNENQESFEWLFKVFNESMGDEIRPVSIFNEQDQAIANAIKEV from the exons ATGAAATGGGCAG GTACTAACCTATCTGGTTCTCTTCTTGGAATCAAAGCAGCGAAATGGGAGCATATTTACGCTCTCTATATCAAACATTCGCAACACATTGGATTCAGTGTCAAGAAATCTACATCTCGTAGGGCTAACAAGAAAGATAGACCGTCCATTGAGCGATACTTTAGATGCTCGTGCGAAGGAAAACACGGGAACAAGAGTAAAGCTGGTTTAAATGTTGACGTTGAAGTTTTCATTAGTAATTTGAGGAATGTCTCAATTACTCCCCCCGAGTGGCAGTATCACCACAGGTCCGAGCGTAAAATTTCAGAAGCGGAAGGCGAGTTAATAAAGGCAATGAATGAAGCGCACATGTCCCCTTCGGTGCAGTTCAAAGTTGCTGCGGAAGCTGCTGACGGTGATGAGTTCGTTGGCCATACAAAGCAAGATCATATTAACTATGTAAACAGACTACAGATGAAAAAAATTGAAGGAGGTGATGCAGCAACATTGATCAACCTTTTGACTAGTAGGCAAGCGGAGGAGCCGGGATTCTTCTGCCGTGTTCAATTTAATGAAGAAGCAAGATTAAGTAACATATTTTGGTGGGACTCGATGATAAGAGAGGACTATTTGTTGTACCGAGACGTTATCATATTTGATACTACGTATCGTACAAATAGGTACAATCTTATTTGTGGAGCCTTCATTGATATCAACAATCATTGGTCGAACGCTATGTTTAGGTGTGCTTTACTGTCGAACGAGAATCAAGAATCATTCGAGTGGTTATTCAAAGTGTTCAATGAATCCATGGGAGATGAAATCCGACCAGTCTCTATCTTCAATGAGCAAGACCAAGCTATAGCTAATGCCATCAAAGAGGTTTGA
- the LOC141602654 gene encoding uncharacterized protein LOC141602654, which produces MGKKQMTRRTLPKKNMEGACYQSKRNQQLISRLHRQIAAEMKAGPPLSQQVRQQQDVEVGKAGEAEETFMQKLDNDPIFYVDFIAMLDQVDQALENVVLPPSFDLGINDIGEQAPARSYELRYTRARDRPPGGLVYNCTKDVARVPNRPTIKPASKKK; this is translated from the exons ATGGGGAAGAAGCAAATGACTAGGAGGACACTCCCGAAGAAAAATATGGAAG GCGCGTGTTACCAGTCAAAGAGGAACCAGCAGTTGATCTCCCGCTTACATCGTCAAATAGCAGCAGAAATGAAGGCGGGTCCTCCCCTGTCTCAGCAGGTGCGGCAACAGCAGGACGTAGAAGTTGGAAAAGCGGGTGAAGCAGAAGAGACCTTCATGCAGAAATTGGATAACGACCCCATATTCTATGTTGACTTCATTGCCATGCTTGATCAGGTGGACCAGGCTTTGGAGAACGTGGTTTTGCCACCCTCGTTTGACTTGGGGATAAATGACATTGGCGAACAAGCACCGGCCCGCTCTTACGAGCTCAGGTACACTCGTGCTAGAGACCGCCCACCAGGAGGTCTTGTATATAATTGCACTAAGGATGTCGCCCGTGTCCCAAACCGTCCAACAATAAAGCCTGCCAGTAAGAAGAAATGA
- the LOC141600990 gene encoding protein FAR1-RELATED SEQUENCE 5-like: MATFMHETMNKLDVTILMYILLLTFVTNNGNSGHITDKRMVTFMHEAMNKPDVTILMYILVITFNLIMATCPHVYPTSRHRLCQWRIQQNAISHFGKLKGNRPFQNLFNKCLNDCYNESGFEETWCKMLKDYGLEGHSWFKRLYKHIVKWSTALNNEYFSARILSSQKSESTNHAMSFQASKTTSVTAFFGIFETTVKRWRSEEERKEFNGIISMPTSVYPLADLLLHASQVYTVELFHIFEREFALVMGTRATFLPVDDPLLVYYVQPADTEEGAHHVTYDCSNQLIECTCQKFQVMEARFVFEKLCVKANEEVQSLLSKVTMDEDLRNEESPNVELIGPPILDLVYCTTKGRSARKKESGAKEEGQESD; encoded by the exons ATGGCTACATTTATGCATGAAACCATGAACAAACTAGATGTAACCATCTTAATGTATATTTTGTTGTTAACATTTGTCACTAATAATGGCAACAGTGGACACATTACTGACAAAAGAATGGTTACATTTATGCATGAAGCCATGAACAAACCAGATGTAACCATCTTAATGTATATTTTGGTGATAACATTTAACCTAATAATGGCAACATGTCCACATGTCTATCCCACATCAAGACATAGGTTATGTCAGTGGCGCATTCAACAAAACGCAATATCTCACTTTGGGAAATTAAAGGGTAATCGGCCGTTCCAGAACTTATTCAACAAATGTCTCAACGATTGTTACAATGAGTCTGGATTTGAAGAAACTTGGTGCAAAATGTTGAAAGACTATGGGTTAGAGGGCCATTCATGGTTTAAGAGATTATATAAACATATAGTGAAATGGAGCACTGCATTGAACAATGAGTACTTTTCAGCCAGGATATTATCGTCTCAGAAGAGCGAGAGCACAAACCATGCTATGAGTTTCCAAGCTTCAAAGACCACGTCAGTCACCGCTTTCTTTGGGATATTTGAAACCACGGTGAAAAGATGGAGAAGTGAGGAGGAGCGGAAAGAATTCAACGGTATAATATCTATGCCAACCTCCGTGTACCCTCTTGCTGATCTGTTGTTGCATGCATCTCAAGTTTATACTGTGGAGCTCTTTCACATCTTTGAGAGAGAATTCGCTCTTGTCATGGGAACTCGGGCCACATTCTTGCCAGTCGATGATCCTTTGTTGGTGTACTACGTCCAACCTGCTGATACTGAGGAAGGGGCACATCATGTCACGTATGATTGCTCTAATCAGTTAATTGAATGCACTTGCCAAAAGTTCCAGGTTATGG AGGCAAGATTTGTTTTTGAGAAGCTGTGTGTGAAGGCTAATGAAGAAGTGCAGTCCTTACTTTCCAAAGTTACTATGGACGAAGACCTACGTAACGAAGAAAGTCCTAATGTAGAGTTGATTGGTCCCCCAATTCTAGATCTAGTATATTGTACAACAAAGGGACGTAGTGCACGTAAAAAGGAATCTGGGGCCAAAGAAGAAGGCCAAGAAAGCGACTGA